Sequence from the Brevundimonas diminuta genome:
CGTGCGAGACGGCGCCGCCGCAGCGCCGCCCGTCTTGGCAACTTCTGGCTGGCTGCCGAGATCGACACGCGGCGACAGAACGACGTCAAAGATGGGAGGCGCGACCGGGATGCTGACTTCAGTCCTCGTCAGCGCCAACAACCACAAAGCGGCAATGTGCACTGCCGTCACCAGGACGATCGCCATCCGCCGGCTGCGCCGAGCTTGGAACACAGACGGCGTGACGAACATGACCTTCCCTCCAGGTCACCAACATGAAATCCACAGTTGCGGCCGTCAACCTCTGTTCGGCGGGCGGCCGAAATCGACGCCGACGGTGACCCGCTGGCCCTCGACCGGTCGACCGTCTTCGGTCGGCGGCTGGAAGCGGAAATAGCCGGACACCTGCAAGCCGGCCGCGCCGAAGCCCAGACCGGGGGGCGTCTCTTGAACGACGCGGCAACCGTCCAGCCGGCTGTCCAAACGAATGACGCAGGACAGTTCGACACGACCGTAACGGCTGCGGGCGCCGGGCGGGTGGTTGGCGCGAATCTGGCCGATGGTGGGCCCGTTGACCAGACGCGGTCCGGTCGAGCCGCTACCGGGGCCGGATCCAGAGCCGACGCCGGATCCGCTGCCTGTCCCCTGCCCGCCCTGGCCAAAGCCGGGTTGCGGCGACGGCGCCGGCGCGACCCCGACGACGGGGGCGGGTTCCGGCGCCTTGACGGGCGGCGCCGGAACTTCGCGCGGGCGTTCCTTGGGCGGAGGCGGCGGCGTGTGAATGACGGATGGCGCAGCGGGCGCGCCGCCGCCGGTCTCGGGCGCCGGTGGTTCGTTGGAAATGAGCGGCGGCGGATCGTAGAGCACGACCTCGAACGGCGGCGGCTCTAACACAGGCGTCGGGGACGGTCCCCTCACCTGCCCCAGAAACAGGAACAGGCCGATCTCGGCGACCGCAACGGCGACGAATATGCCCGCCATGCGCCAGCGACGCAGGCGGGTCTTCTGGGGCTTGGGATCATCCAACTCAGTCATCAGGCGATCAACGCCCGAAAACGCAAATCAGGCCAAGGCCTCGTCGATCGCCTTGGCGACGGATTCGATCGAGCCCATGCCGTCGGCCTCGGTCAACTTGCCCTGGGCTTCGTAGTAGGGAAGCAGAGGCGCGGTGTTGCGGTTGTAGGCCTCGAGCCGGACC
This genomic interval carries:
- a CDS encoding energy transducer TonB, translated to MTELDDPKPQKTRLRRWRMAGIFVAVAVAEIGLFLFLGQVRGPSPTPVLEPPPFEVVLYDPPPLISNEPPAPETGGGAPAAPSVIHTPPPPPKERPREVPAPPVKAPEPAPVVGVAPAPSPQPGFGQGGQGTGSGSGVGSGSGPGSGSTGPRLVNGPTIGQIRANHPPGARSRYGRVELSCVIRLDSRLDGCRVVQETPPGLGFGAAGLQVSGYFRFQPPTEDGRPVEGQRVTVGVDFGRPPNRG